A region of Flavobacteriales bacterium DNA encodes the following proteins:
- a CDS encoding adenosylhomocysteinase, translating to MSQTSVDKYEKYKVKDISLAEWGRKEIELAEAEMPGLMAIREEFSASKPLKGARIAGCLHMTIQTAVLIETLVELGAEVTWSSCNIFSTQDHAAAAIAAAGIPVYAWKGLTDEEFDWCIEQTLFFGESRQPLNMILDDGGDLTNMVLDRYPELVKDIRGISEETTTGVHRLYEREKKGGLPLPCINVNDSVTKSKFDNKYGCRESLVDGIRRATDVMMAGKVAVVAGYGDVGKGSAESLQAAGARVIVTEIDPICALQAAMEGYQVMKMDDAVKVADIVVTATGNKDVIVGRHFEAMKDKAIVCNIGHFDNEIDMAWLNKNHGKSKVNIKPQVDKFTVNGHDVIVLAEGRLVNLGCATGHPSFVMSNSFSNQVLAQIELWMNTSNYENKVYTLPKHLDEKVAALHLTKIGADLEVLSKEQADYIGVPQEGPFKPDYYRY from the coding sequence ATGAGCCAAACATCAGTGGACAAATACGAAAAATACAAGGTAAAAGACATTTCCCTGGCCGAATGGGGCCGGAAGGAAATTGAACTGGCCGAGGCAGAGATGCCAGGGCTGATGGCCATCCGTGAGGAATTCAGTGCCAGCAAGCCTTTAAAAGGAGCCAGGATCGCAGGTTGCCTGCACATGACCATACAAACCGCCGTATTGATCGAAACGCTGGTTGAGCTGGGTGCAGAGGTTACCTGGTCTTCCTGTAACATCTTCTCTACCCAGGATCATGCAGCTGCGGCGATCGCTGCAGCCGGTATTCCGGTTTATGCCTGGAAAGGCCTGACAGATGAAGAATTCGATTGGTGTATCGAGCAAACCCTCTTCTTCGGTGAAAGCAGACAACCGCTCAACATGATCCTTGACGATGGTGGTGATCTTACCAATATGGTGCTGGATCGCTACCCGGAATTGGTAAAAGATATCCGCGGGATTTCCGAGGAAACGACAACAGGCGTGCACCGTTTGTATGAGCGTGAGAAAAAAGGTGGTTTACCGCTTCCATGTATCAATGTGAACGACTCCGTAACCAAATCGAAGTTTGATAATAAATATGGTTGCCGGGAGTCATTGGTTGATGGAATTCGCCGTGCAACCGACGTGATGATGGCTGGTAAAGTAGCCGTTGTAGCCGGATACGGTGATGTGGGTAAAGGATCTGCAGAATCCCTTCAAGCTGCCGGTGCGCGTGTAATCGTTACTGAAATCGATCCGATCTGTGCGCTTCAGGCTGCCATGGAAGGCTACCAGGTAATGAAGATGGATGATGCCGTGAAGGTGGCTGACATCGTTGTTACTGCAACAGGAAACAAAGACGTGATCGTTGGTCGCCATTTTGAGGCGATGAAAGACAAAGCCATCGTTTGTAATATCGGTCACTTCGACAATGAGATCGATATGGCCTGGTTGAACAAGAATCACGGGAAGTCCAAAGTGAATATCAAACCACAGGTTGATAAGTTCACAGTGAACGGACATGATGTGATCGTGCTGGCAGAAGGCCGTCTGGTGAATCTCGGTTGTGCTACCGGTCACCCATCGTTCGTAATGTCCAACTCCTTCAGCAACCAGGTGCTGGCTCAAATCGAACTGTGGATGAATACGTCTAACTATGAGAATAAGGTGTACACCCTCCCCAAACATTTGGATGAGAAGGTGGCAGCGCTTCATCTGACCAAGATCGGTGCGGACCTGGAAGTATTGTCCAAGGAGCAGGCTGACTATATCGGCGTTCCACAGGAAGGTCCTTTCAAACCTGACTATTACAGGTATTAA
- a CDS encoding carboxypeptidase-like regulatory domain-containing protein, with the protein MLRRLSVFCALFALAVQGIYAQTGTLKGKVVDKANGEAIPFANVVIERNGVQSGGATTDFDGMFTIKPIDPGKYTVKASYVGYQQVQVDGVLINSDKITDLTIELSSGVDLDVVEFVKYKDPVFKKDETVVQKTVTREDFDKMPTRSAVTAAATSAGAYQSSEGSAINVRGQRSDGTVYYVDGVKVRGSNVSLPQRGIEQVSTMLGGVPAQYGDAVGGIINITTRGPSSIVTGGVEGVTSEFLDGYGYNLVGGSITGPIWTVKDSVDPSKNRTVAGFFISAEAAYIKDGTPSAVGNWKVKDDVLKNLEEEPLRKHTSGSGTLKNAEFLTMDDLENVKAKMNVASKEYRAQGKFDVKPSGNTTISLGGSFDYDNRHNYFFPYSLLNYGKNAQQITTEGRAYARFTQKFDSDTGSAIQNAFYFIQVDYSNSHQTTWDEVHKKDVFDYGYVGKFETHKTNTYNTYGTDPVSGYTGWMHDGFRDTLVEFTRSELNPLIANYTSQYYSFFDEPAGRYENLSQILQGNAMLNGMRPDNVYSLWYMTGRLNNGYSFSDNSQFRLTASGSADIGDHAIQLGFEYEQRTERFYTLVANSLWTLARQLTNFHIANLDASNPQPVFDAWDVFQDTINYPRLYDANAQAYVDKNIRTKLGLPLNSTQWIDIDALDPEFFSLDMFSADELLNDGNGYINYYGYDYLGNKQTSRPSFESFFTDKDDNGNFKREIAPFEPIYVAGYIQDKFAFKDLVFNIGLRVDRYDANQMVLADKYLMQQAKTAIEVTQFGKHPSTIGDDFVVYVNDASNPSAILGYRDGDTWYNAEGTEIADPTPIAENSSTGGIIPYLLDPNNTAVTADVFKDYEPQTNIMPRVAFSFPISDDAVFFAHYDVLTQRPTFAQRTNPISYLYIQNFTSPNLANPDLQPERTTDYEVGFKQKLSPASAISLSAFYRELRDQIQVIPVNFAYPKTYTTYGNVDFGTIKGFSVSYDLRRTGNVRLNANYTLQFADGTGSSATTGITLINDGFPNLRTLSPLSYDVRHRIVGNIDYRLPGGDDYDGPRWFGKPIFQNTGANIILNARSGEPYSAQANITQAAAFGINDRSRLAGSINGSRLPWQFRLDLRVDRSFTLKFKGGESKKKGAEMNVYAQINNLLDADNIVSVYRATGNPDDDGYLTSPTTQGIIEQQTSPQSFRDLYTIKLNNPGNYSLPRRIRLGVMIDF; encoded by the coding sequence ATGCTACGAAGACTATCCGTTTTCTGTGCGCTCTTTGCTTTGGCTGTACAAGGTATTTATGCGCAGACCGGTACTTTAAAAGGTAAGGTTGTTGATAAAGCAAACGGCGAAGCAATCCCTTTTGCAAACGTAGTTATTGAAAGAAATGGCGTTCAGTCCGGCGGAGCAACGACTGACTTTGACGGCATGTTTACTATCAAGCCGATCGACCCCGGTAAATACACGGTGAAGGCAAGTTACGTGGGCTACCAACAGGTGCAGGTGGACGGTGTTCTGATCAACTCGGATAAGATCACAGACCTGACCATCGAGTTGTCTTCAGGTGTGGATCTCGACGTGGTTGAGTTCGTGAAATACAAGGACCCGGTTTTCAAGAAAGATGAAACGGTGGTACAAAAAACCGTGACGCGTGAGGACTTCGATAAGATGCCAACACGTAGTGCCGTAACGGCAGCGGCCACATCCGCTGGTGCATACCAATCCTCGGAAGGAAGCGCCATCAACGTTCGTGGACAGCGTTCAGATGGAACCGTTTATTATGTGGATGGTGTGAAAGTAAGAGGAAGCAACGTTTCGCTCCCACAACGAGGTATCGAGCAAGTAAGTACCATGCTTGGTGGTGTACCTGCGCAATATGGTGACGCCGTTGGTGGTATCATCAATATCACCACCCGGGGACCTTCAAGTATTGTGACCGGTGGTGTGGAAGGTGTGACCTCGGAATTTCTGGATGGTTACGGATACAACCTGGTGGGGGGGAGTATTACAGGTCCCATCTGGACGGTCAAGGATTCCGTAGACCCATCTAAAAACAGAACGGTAGCAGGTTTCTTTATCTCCGCTGAAGCGGCATACATCAAGGATGGAACTCCCTCCGCAGTTGGTAACTGGAAAGTGAAAGATGATGTACTGAAAAACCTGGAAGAAGAACCATTGCGCAAACACACCAGCGGCTCGGGTACGTTGAAGAACGCTGAGTTCCTGACCATGGATGATCTGGAAAATGTGAAGGCGAAAATGAACGTAGCGTCCAAGGAATACCGCGCCCAGGGTAAGTTCGATGTGAAGCCTTCCGGTAACACCACTATTTCTTTGGGTGGGTCATTCGACTACGATAACAGACACAATTATTTCTTTCCTTATTCGCTCCTGAATTACGGAAAGAATGCGCAACAGATCACCACCGAAGGCCGGGCTTATGCCAGGTTTACTCAGAAATTTGACTCGGATACCGGTTCAGCCATTCAGAATGCCTTCTACTTTATACAGGTGGATTATTCCAATTCACACCAGACAACCTGGGACGAAGTACATAAGAAGGATGTTTTTGATTATGGTTATGTGGGTAAATTTGAAACCCATAAGACAAATACCTATAACACTTATGGCACGGATCCCGTGTCCGGTTACACCGGTTGGATGCATGACGGCTTCCGCGATACACTTGTTGAATTTACCAGGTCGGAGCTCAATCCCCTGATTGCCAACTATACCAGCCAGTATTACAGCTTCTTTGATGAACCAGCCGGACGGTATGAGAACCTCAGCCAGATCCTGCAGGGTAATGCCATGCTCAATGGTATGCGCCCGGACAACGTATACTCTTTATGGTATATGACCGGACGTCTGAACAACGGATACTCATTTAGTGATAATTCTCAGTTCCGCCTGACGGCTTCCGGTTCTGCCGATATCGGAGATCATGCCATCCAGCTCGGTTTTGAGTATGAGCAACGTACGGAACGTTTTTACACGCTTGTTGCAAACTCACTGTGGACACTGGCCCGCCAGTTGACAAACTTTCATATCGCCAATCTGGATGCCAGCAATCCTCAACCGGTATTTGATGCCTGGGATGTATTCCAGGATACGATCAATTACCCGAGATTGTATGATGCCAATGCGCAGGCGTATGTTGACAAGAACATTCGTACCAAACTCGGACTGCCATTGAATAGCACGCAATGGATAGATATTGATGCCCTGGACCCTGAATTCTTCAGCCTGGATATGTTCAGTGCCGATGAGTTGCTGAATGACGGTAATGGCTACATCAACTATTACGGTTACGATTACCTCGGTAACAAACAAACCAGCCGTCCCAGTTTTGAGAGCTTTTTTACGGATAAAGACGACAACGGAAACTTCAAACGTGAGATCGCCCCATTTGAACCGATCTATGTCGCCGGTTATATCCAGGATAAATTTGCTTTCAAGGACCTGGTGTTTAACATCGGTCTGCGGGTAGACAGGTACGATGCCAACCAAATGGTGCTGGCTGACAAGTATCTGATGCAGCAAGCTAAAACCGCCATTGAGGTGACTCAGTTCGGCAAGCACCCGAGTACCATCGGTGACGACTTTGTGGTATACGTGAATGATGCCAGCAATCCATCGGCCATCCTGGGTTACCGCGACGGAGATACCTGGTACAACGCAGAAGGTACAGAGATAGCCGATCCGACTCCGATTGCGGAAAACAGCAGCACAGGAGGGATCATTCCTTATCTGCTTGATCCGAACAACACGGCTGTAACAGCGGATGTTTTCAAAGACTACGAGCCCCAAACCAACATCATGCCTCGTGTCGCATTCTCGTTCCCCATCTCAGATGATGCGGTGTTCTTTGCCCACTACGACGTATTGACACAACGTCCGACCTTCGCCCAGCGCACCAACCCGATCTCTTACCTGTATATTCAGAACTTTACTTCTCCGAACCTGGCCAACCCTGACCTGCAGCCGGAGCGCACCACGGATTATGAGGTAGGTTTTAAACAAAAGCTGAGCCCCGCTTCGGCCATTTCATTGTCTGCCTTCTATCGCGAACTGCGTGACCAGATTCAGGTGATCCCGGTGAACTTTGCTTATCCCAAGACCTATACCACTTACGGTAATGTGGATTTTGGTACGATCAAAGGATTCTCCGTTTCCTATGATCTTCGCAGAACCGGAAATGTCAGGTTGAATGCCAACTATACCCTCCAGTTTGCTGATGGTACCGGTTCATCTGCTACCACAGGTATCACGCTTATCAATGACGGTTTCCCCAACCTGAGAACACTTAGCCCGCTTAGCTATGATGTTCGTCACCGGATCGTTGGAAATATCGACTATCGCCTACCCGGTGGTGACGACTATGATGGTCCACGCTGGTTCGGCAAGCCCATCTTTCAAAATACAGGTGCCAACATTATTCTTAACGCACGTTCCGGTGAGCCGTACTCGGCACAGGCCAATATTACTCAGGCTGCAGCCTTCGGTATCAATGACCGCTCCAGACTGGCAGGTTCGATCAACGGTTCAAGACTTCCCTGGCAGTTCCGTCTGGACCTTCGTGTAGACAGGTCCTTCACCTTGAAATTCAAAGGAGGCGAAAGCAAGAAGAAAGGTGCTGAGATGAATGTTTATGCCCAGATCAACAACCTGCTGGATGCGGACAACATTGTTAGTGTATACCGTGCAACTGGTAACCCGGATGATGATGGTTACCTTACCAGTCCGACCACACAGGGAATCATCGAGCAACAAACCAGTCCACAGTCATTCCGCGATCTGTACACCATCAAGTTGAATAATCCGGGCAACTACAGCCTTCCAAGAAGAATCCGCCTGGGTGTGATGATCGATTTTTAA